The nucleotide sequence TTTGATTTTTAGCCCAAAATGGCCAAAAAGGCTACAGTGCAACCTGCCTTACACAAGGTGATTATGGTAGGCAGTGGAGGAGTAGGCAAATCAGCCCTAACACTCCAGTTCATGTATGACGAATTCGTTGAAGACTATGAGCCTACCAAAGCAGACTCTTACAGAAAAAAGATTCTACTCGATGGGGAAGATGTTCAGATTGATATTCTTGATACTGCTGGACAAGAAGATTATGCTGCTATCAGGGATAATTATTTTAGGAGTGGTGAAGGGTTTTTGTGTATATTTTCTATTACAGAAGACGAAAGTTTCCAGGCTACTCAGGAGTTCAGGTAATTATACTTTTACTGATGACAACAATGGgaattttcatttattaatttcaTGGAAGTAGGTTACGTTATTATCTAAAGATACAGTTAATTATAAGGTATACTAACTGTACAGTAATAGTGTGAACTGTGTAACAAAAGTCTATTAAAATTTCTGATATTTGATTGGAAAATTGTTCAGATTTTATTTGATAACATTCTATTGGATGTCCTGATTGCATTTTTGGGCTAATTAATACACTAAAAGGTCTTGAATTTACATTGTTATCTAGGAAGTCTTTATAATTCAAAAATTGACAATTTATTGTCAGTTTGTCTGTAATATCACATTAATAAGattgttttacatttttgtacCTACATGTACATAGATTTCTTAATTGGGTCGCTAGGCCTACTTTTTTATGTACAGTATCACCTTTTAATACAAATCTGTGTTTCTCACTTCCTTGGTCCTGATTCTGTTGATTTATCATTCCATTTTTGCAAGAAATAAAGCTGTATCAAAGGTTTTGTCAGAGAACAGATCATCAACATTCTATTTGTCTTCATCTCTATGTCAGGTCAGCGGTCAGCTTCCCTACTTGCATTTTGCCATAAGTTTCTGTATTAGTTTATATCAATATAAACcccctttaccgacatgtcctgTCTAAGCCTCTCCTCCTAAGTCTTCctttcctactccttccaggaacctgcagttcagcaattcttcgtattgggtgattaacgtctcgacgttgaacatgaccaaatcatcttaaccctcgtaaggcggtgcttagattcttacgtaagcgacggtgcggggtgcatttgcacctaatccgtatatccatttttttttcatatgtgaacttcggggaaattgatttgaaagataattaagacttgtttattatactatg is from Diabrotica virgifera virgifera chromosome 9, PGI_DIABVI_V3a and encodes:
- the LOC114334820 gene encoding ras-related protein Ral-a, with the protein product MAKKATVQPALHKVIMVGSGGVGKSALTLQFMYDEFVEDYEPTKADSYRKKILLDGEDVQIDILDTAGQEDYAAIRDNYFRSGEGFLCIFSITEDESFQATQEFREQILRVKNDETIPFLLVGNKCDLEDKRKVSIQEATERAKQWGVPYVETSAKTREHVDKVFYDLMREIRARKTEENKTNNGRGRDKNNKKKKRCCLFFC